From Candidatus Mycalebacterium zealandia:
GCCGGAGACGCGACTGTTTTCCTGCCTATTCTGTCGGCGAATTTTGAAAAGAAAATCCGCACGGAAATTATTGTCAGCGCGTATGTAAGAAAGAATCGGGACGCCTCAAATCTGTTCTCATGTGCGAACACGGCGAAGAAATTAAGCATGCTTCCCAGTCCCACCGCCATCGCGAGGTTGGTGAGGAAAATAATTCCGTATTTTTTTTCGGCGAACAGTTTGAAAAATTTCCCGAACGATGTTTTGTCCTCTTGCGGGGTGAAGTTGTTTTCCCGTACAAAAAGAGCGGTTACGAACGCGGCGAGACTGAAAAATGAGGCGTAAACAAAAAGCCCGTCGTCGCCGTGCGTGTTCATTATCCATTCTCCCACGGTGGGCCCCGCGGCGTATGAAAGCATAGTAATGCCGCCGAAAATCCCCAGTCTTTCAGACAGGCGGTTTGTCTCGGCGATGTCGGAAACCATCGTAAGCGCGGCGGTATAAAAAGAGGCGAAAGCCGCGCCCTGAATCAGCCGCAGGGCGAAAACCGCGTATCCAACCTCTTGCACAAAAACGAAACAGACCGAAGCCGCGGTCATCGCCAGCGCGCCCGCGGTCATAAAAACTTTGCGCCCGTGGCGGTCGGCGAGAGTTGAAATGAAGGGCAGGCACAGTAGCGAGGTTATGCCGAAACTGCCCATCACATATCCTATTTGCGCCTCGTCTCCTCCAAGCCCGCTTATGAAAACCGGAAGTAGAAAAAATGAGGAAAAATTGCAAAACAGAAAGAAGCCGGAAACTGTTATTAGAATAAAATTCATGGCGGGCGGAGCTTTTGCGGTTTTTCCTTTGAGTGAATCGTTAAGAGTGTACGGATTTTTGCCGTCGTAAAAAGCGGCGGAGTTTTAACATTGTCAATTTGTGTTATGATTGTCGCGCTTGAGAGCCGTTAGCTCAGCTGGCAGAGCAACTGCCTTTTAAGCAGTGGGTCGCAGGTTCGAATCCTGCACGGCTCATTTCAAGTCCGGTCCCCGTCGTCTAGCCTGGCCCAGGACACCGCCCTTTCACGGTGGCAACAGGGGTTCGAATCCCCTCGGGGACGGTAAATCCGTTTCAAGAATTCTTCGCGCGGCCCCGCGAATGTCTTTTTCAATAAAGTCCGCTCTTGTGCCGACTACTGTTCCGTGGCTCAGGCGTATTGTTGAAAATCCGCTTCGCACTCCGGCAATGACATCTTTTTCAGAATCTCCCGCCATCCATGACGTTTTCGGATCTATGCCGTGTTCGCGAACTATTTTTTCAATCATTCCCGTTCCGGGTTTTCTGCACGGGCACGGCACATTATACGGCGCGACCGTTCCGTCTGGATTATGAGGGCAGTAGTGGATGCTCGAAAACCGCACTCCGCGTTTTCTGAAAAAAGCATCCATCTCCGCGTGTACTTCCTTCACGTCATTCTCGCTCATAAAACCTTTGGCGACTCGTCCCTGATTTGTGACTATAAAAAGCAGGTATCCGGCGTTCTGAATATCAAGCAGAGATTCTGTGTAGCCGCGCGGAATGCGGTAATCGCCCACCCTGTGTATGTATCTGTCGCCTATGGGCATTAAAACCGTTTTGTCTCTGTCAAGCAGAACACATTTCGCGCCGCCCGCGCCTTTTTTAGAACGCATGTTTGAGTATCATCCAGATTATTTTCGCGCCCGCTTTGACGCTTCCCGAAAATGTGCCGCTTATTTTTGAGACGCCGGTTCGTTCCCTGTAGCGCACGGGAACTTCAACGCACCGGAGCTTTTTTTTGACCGCTTTGATTTGCATCTCAACCGTCCAACCGTAACCCTCGTCGCTCATTTGAAGGGATTGCAGAGATGAAAACCTTATCGCCCGGAACGGTCCCAAATCGGTGAACTTTACTCCGAACAGTGCGCTCAAAATAAATCCCGCGACTCTGTTTCCGACAACCGTGTGCGGTGGCAGAGCGCCTTTTGTCCGCTCGCCGGTGATTCTGGAGCCAACCACAAAATCCGCTTCGCCGCGAAAAACGGGCTCAACCAGCATCGGGATTTCTTCAGGATAGTCCGAGTGGTCTGCATCAAGGAAAACCACAACGTCGGGACGGCTTTGCGAGTCACGCGATATGTGTTTGATGCCCGCAAGACACGCCTTGCCGTAGCCGCGAACGGGTTCGTCAATTACAGTCGCGCCCGCGGCGCGGGCTTTGTCGGCGGTTGAATCGGTTGAGCCGTTATTGACCACCACCGTTTCGGCAACCGCGCCCGCGGGAATTTCCCCAATGACCGCCGCGACTGACCGCTCCTCGTTGAGAGCGGGAATTATGACCGACACTTTTTTCATAGTT
This genomic window contains:
- a CDS encoding MFS transporter, with protein sequence MNFILITVSGFFLFCNFSSFFLLPVFISGLGGDEAQIGYVMGSFGITSLLCLPFISTLADRHGRKVFMTAGALAMTAASVCFVFVQEVGYAVFALRLIQGAAFASFYTAALTMVSDIAETNRLSERLGIFGGITMLSYAAGPTVGEWIMNTHGDDGLFVYASFFSLAAFVTALFVRENNFTPQEDKTSFGKFFKLFAEKKYGIIFLTNLAMAVGLGSMLNFFAVFAHENRFEASRFFLTYALTIISVRIFFSKFADRIGRKTVASPAIFLAATALVLISQARSEAQIILLCFLFSAGYGLMFPTLGAMVREKTQNGTAKAMGAFNSSFSLGINYAAFPLGIVAERAGLRTMYVLAGLVVFTGFAVFQIFERKTAGESET
- a CDS encoding HAD-IIIA family hydrolase → MRSKKGAGGAKCVLLDRDKTVLMPIGDRYIHRVGDYRIPRGYTESLLDIQNAGYLLFIVTNQGRVAKGFMSENDVKEVHAEMDAFFRKRGVRFSSIHYCPHNPDGTVAPYNVPCPCRKPGTGMIEKIVREHGIDPKTSWMAGDSEKDVIAGVRSGFSTIRLSHGTVVGTRADFIEKDIRGAARRILETDLPSPRGFEPLLPP
- a CDS encoding glycosyltransferase, whose translation is MKKVSVIIPALNEERSVAAVIGEIPAGAVAETVVVNNGSTDSTADKARAAGATVIDEPVRGYGKACLAGIKHISRDSQSRPDVVVFLDADHSDYPEEIPMLVEPVFRGEADFVVGSRITGERTKGALPPHTVVGNRVAGFILSALFGVKFTDLGPFRAIRFSSLQSLQMSDEGYGWTVEMQIKAVKKKLRCVEVPVRYRERTGVSKISGTFSGSVKAGAKIIWMILKHAF